A window of the Fulvia fulva chromosome 3, complete sequence genome harbors these coding sequences:
- a CDS encoding Vacuolar protein-sorting protein bro1 codes for MLPIRPGLSRQLSAAAMQVPMISSPLKQTNEIDWIQPIKSYIRSQYGDDPERYNDECGQLNRLRQDMRGAGKDSAAGRDLLYRYYGQLELLDLRFPVDENHIKISFTWFDAFTHKPTSQYSLAYEKASIIFNISAVLSCHAANQNRHEDTGLKTAYHSFQASAGMFTYINENFLHAPSTDLSRETVKTLIHIMLAQGQEVFIEKQVVDKKKPGLIAKLAAQAAYLYAQAVEGVQDNVSRAIFERVWLLMVQIKQHHIASVAQYYQAVADYEANSYGQAIARLNAAMTATKESTRLANAFPSSMPANSNLNSETGQILVDMTKKQSASITELLAEYNRDNDMIYHQPVPSETNLPSIPKLPAAKAIPVSELYQGQDIQRIIGPDIFQRIVPMSVTESASLYDEEKAKMVRAEAERVDTADDELATSLDYLKLPGSLNILKGAADQDSMSVDEEFRDWCADLAGHSPFGPVFDRLRDDKQNIMSTLDSSMKQLDMEESVCEKMRSKYGSDWTQQPSSRLTQTLRTDARSYRAAVEEASTSDAQLYSTFRQHESDLDEMRSAGETDEADVLYQRAMTKAGAGKRGVTSPGAGEEGNLLDDDFADDSRQSVAEQIERVEGLISKLQLVKRERAQVLKDLKEKIHNDDISNVLILNKKAITNQESQLFKSELEKFRPHQNRILQAVHKQSSLMKELTRTYSELLQDKRVRGEQNKYEAFSRQRNSVLSKYKKVYQAYKDLQAGLSRAEQFYSEMKETVESLQKNVQSFVENRRSEGGQLLSSIEASKGSGADREQNKMKELMERMSMSPSSHQSHSPVPSYGDQRNSGQRPPPLHQPQHSYGSQSAYNPAASPPVTPRYQANGMQSPAPYPSYQQQQPQQQQHQAPTSNYNPNQYGAMSPPAHQQYFSPPPNQQYNNYQQPSTTYYGQQPQQQYGGQSMPAGWQPPPPPPGPPPNQDYRAMQSGQYPSGPGGYAQNARQGAANGSGDPWAGLSAWK; via the exons ATGCTCCCCATCCGTCCCGGGCTGTCAAGACAGCTCTCAGCCGCCGCCATGCAGGTACCCATGATATCGAGCCCGCTGAAGCAGACCAACGAGATCGACTGGATCCAGCCCATCAAGTCCTACATCCGATCACAGTACGGCGACGACCCCGAGCGATACAACGATGAGTGCGGGCAGCTCAACCGGTTACGGCAGGACATGCGAGGAGCTGGGAAGGACAGTGCTGCTGGGAGGGATTTGCTGTACAGGTACTATGGACAGCTGGAACTGCTAGACCTGCGCTTCCCGGTGGACGAGAACCACATCAAGATCAGCTTTACGTGGTTCGATGCCTTCACGCACAAGCCCACGAGCCAGTACTCGCTGGCGTACGAGAAGGCGAGCATCATCTTCAACATCTCGGCGGTGCTGAGCTGCCATGCTGCGAACCAGAATAGGCATGAGGATACAGGGTTGAAGACAGCGTACCACTCTTTCCAGGCATCCGCGGGCATGTTCACATATATCAATGAGAACTTCCTGCATGCGCCTTCGACGGATCTGAGTCGGGAGACGGTTAAGACGTTGATCCATATCATGCTTGCGCAAGGACAAGAGGTGTTCATTGAGAAGCAGGTCGTGGACAAGAAGAAGCCGGGACTGATTGCAAAGTTGGCAGCACAAGCAGCATATCTATACGCGCAAGCTGTGGAAGGCGTGCAGGACAATGTCTCGAGAGCCATCTTCGAGCGAGTGTGGCTACTCATGGTCCAGATCAAGCAACATCACATCGCAAGCGTGGCGCAATACTACCAGGCTGTGGCAGACTACGAGGCGAACAGCTACGGTCAAGCAATAGCTCGACTGAACGCGGCCATGACAGCAACCAAAGAGTCCACTCGCCTAGCCAATGCTTTCCCGAGCAGCATGCCAGCTAATAGCAATCTGAATTCGGAGACCGGTCAGATATTGGTGGACATGACGAAGAAACAGAGTGCATCAATAACAGAACTGCTTGCCGAGTACAACAGAGACAACGACATGATCTACCACCAGCCTGTACCTTCAGAAACGAACTTGCCCAGCATACCAAAGCTCCCAGCGGCGAAAGCCATCCCCGTGTCCGAACTTTATCAAGGTCAGGACATTCAGAGGATCATTGGACCCGACATCTTTCAGCGCATCGTGCCAATGTCTGTGACGGAAAGCGCGAGCCTGTACGATGAGGAGAAGGCGAAGATGGTGCGAGCTGAGGCAGAGCGGGTGGACACAGCGGACGATGAGCTGGCGACATCGTTAGACTACCTCAAACTACCAGGAAGCCTCAATATCTTGAAAGGCGCCGCGGATCAGGATTCCATGAGTGTCGACGAGGAGTTCAGAGACTGGTGTGCTGATCTAGCGGGACATAGTCCTTTCGGGCCAGTATTCGATCGACTGCGAGACGACAAGCAAAACATCATGTCAACACTAGACAGCAGTATGAAGCAGCTCGATATGGAGGAGTCGGTGTGCGAGAAGATGAGAAGCAAATATGGTAGCGATTGGACACAACAGCCTTCGAGCCGATTGACGCAGACACTACGTACAGATGCGCGAAGCTATCGAGCAGCAGTCGAGGAGGCTTCGACGAGCGACGCGCAGCTGTACAGCACTTTCCGGCAGCACGAGTCTGATCTCGATGAGATGCGATCTGCAGGCGAGACCGATGAAGCCGATGTGCTTTACCAGCGTGCTATGACCAAGGCTGGTGCAGGCAAGCGCGGTGTGACCAGCCCTGGTGCGGGTGAGGAGGGTAATCTTCTTGACGATGACTTTGCGGACGATTCGCGCCAAAGTGTCGCGGAGCAGATAGAGCGTGTTGAGGGCCTGATATCGAAGTTGCAGCTTGTCAAGCGCGAGCGAGCGCAAGTGCTCAAGGATCTCAAAGAGAAG ATCCACAACGACGACATCAGCAACGTACTCATCCTGAACAAGAAGGCCATCACGAATCAGGAAAGCCAGTTGTTCAAGTCTGAGCTTGAGAAGTTCCGTCCGCACCAGAATCGGATTCTGCAGGCTGTGCATAAGCAGTCATCTCTTATGAAGGAACTAACACGAACGTACAGCGAGCTACTGCAAGACAAGAGAGTGCGAGGCGAGCAGAACAAGTACGAGGCTTTCTCAAGACAGCGCAACTCAGTCTTGAGCAAATACAAGAAGGTCTACCAGGCCTACAAAGACCTGCAAGCTGGTTTGTCGAGAGCCGAGCAGTTCTACAGCGAGATGAAGGAGACTGTAGAAAGCTTGCAGAAGAACGTCCAATCTTTCGTCGAGAACAGACGATCCGAAGGTGGTCAACTGCTTAGCTCAATAGAAGCCTCGAAGGGCAGTGGTGCAGACCGAGAGCAAAACAAGATGAAGGAGCTCATGGAGCGAATGAGTATGAGCCCGTCAAGTCACCAGAGTCACTCACCTGTGCCAAGCTACGGCGATCAACGCAACTCAGGCCAGCGACCTCCGCCTCTGCATCAGCCACAACACAGTTACGGCTCACAATCAGCGTACAACCCGGCCGCCAGTCCACCCGTCACACCACGATACCAAGCGAACGGCATGCAATCACCGGCACCTTACCCATCCTACCAACAACAGCAGCCTCAGCAACAACAGCATCAGGCGCCAACCAGCAACTACAACCCGAACCAGTACGGCGCAATGTCCCCGCCCGCGCACCAGCAATACTTCTCGCCGCCGCCGAATCAGCAATACAACAACTACCAGCAACCATCCACAACATACTATGGTCAACAGCCGCAGCAACAATACGGTGGCCAGAGTATGCCTGCTGGCTGGCAGCCACCTCCTCCACCTCCTGGGCCTCCTCCGAACCAAGACTACAGAGCTATGCAATCTGGCCAGTACCCGTCAGGACCGGGCGGGTATGCGCAGAATGCGAGGCAGGGTGCGGCAAACGGATCTGGTGATCCGTGGGCTGGGTTGAGTGCGTGGAAGTAA
- a CDS encoding DnaJ 1, mitochondrial encodes MSIAAPSVLPRTAARQLLAATRPVRTPLQQERSQCVHQRSFSTCERRRPQPTPSHRTNHDRLQRRAFHASPTSLATKDPYAALGISKGASSGEIKKAYYGMAKKYHPDTNKDPTAKEKFGEAQTAYEILSDPEKKKMYDQYGSAAFDQNGNAGFNPGGAGPGAGNPFGGGSPFGGFGGFGGFGGGGGGAQGGFGAEFNFEDLFSAFGGGGARRGRGGGPFREEVMVGDNIEVQTNISFMDAAKGVQKDIVITPLVQCKTCTGSGLKKGSSRSACKSCDGTGTRVHFMQGGFQMASTCGTCGGTGQQVPRGSECGTCKGNGAVRERRTVTVDIPGGVEDGMRLRVTGEGDHPPTGQATNPSASTQKGDLYVFIRVAPDSKFSRNGSDILYTASIPLTTAILGGEITVPTLDGEVKVKVATGTGTGDKITMSGMGMKKLSSRRGNNGDLRVEYKVQMPKYLSVNQRTIVEMLADEMGDKNAKRIMNLNNLKHAPKASTDKTTPKPGQSAEDHKNEGFLKHMWHNITGQHDELDQDGNAKKNEQDEEPPKKASGSGSG; translated from the coding sequence ATGAGTATAGCAGCCCCTTCAGTCCTACCCAGGACAGCCGCCCGACAATTGCTTGCTGCCACCCGGCCTGTCAGGACGCCACTTCAGCAAGAGCGATCACAATGCGTCCATCAGCGCAGCTTTTCAACATGCGAGCGACGACGACCTCAACCAACACCATCACATCGCACGAACCATGATCGATTACAACGTCGAGCGTTCCACGCCTCACCCACATCATTAGCGACGAAAGATCCGTATGCCGCACTAGGCATATCGAAAGGCGCATCATCGGGGGAGATCAAGAAAGCCTACTATGGCATGGCGAAGAAGTATCATCCGGATACCAACAAGGATCCCACAGCGAAGGAGAAGTTTGGCGAGGCACAGACAGCATACGAGATTCTGAGCGACCCAGAGAAGAAGAAGATGTATGATCAATACGGCTCTGCAGCATTCGATCAAAATGGCAATGCAGGCTTCAACCCTGGCGGCGCAGGTCCAGGAGCAGGAAATCCATTTGGAGGTGGCTCGCCATTCGGTGGCTTCGGTGGCTTCGGTGGCTtcggtggtggtggtggtggtgcgCAAGGAGGATTCGGCGCAGAGTTCAACTTTGAAGATCTGTTCTCAGCCTTTGGTGGAGGTGGCGCGAGGAGAGGAAGAGGGGGCGGGCCATTCAGAGAAGAGGTTATGGTTGGCGACAATATTGAGGTACAGACGAACATCTCATTCATGGACGCTGCGAAGGGTGTGCAGAAGGACATCGTCATTACACCATTGGTACAGTGCAAAACATGTACAGGAAGTGGTCTGAAGAAGGGGAGCTCAAGGAGCGCATGTAAGAGCTGTGATGGTACAGGAACAAGAGTACACTTCATGCAGGGTGGCTTCCAGATGGCGAGCACTTGCGGGACATGTGGCGGTACTGGCCAGCAGGTGCCCCGAGGGAGCGAATGTGGGACATGCAAGGGTAATGGAGCTGTAAGAGAGCGACGAACAGTCACAGTGGACATTCCAGGCGGCGTAGAAGACGGCATGCGATTACGGGTGACGGGCGAAGGCGACCACCCACCGACCGGCCAAGCAACAAACCCCAGCGCAAGCACCCAGAAGGGCGATCTATACGTTTTCATTCGCGTGGCACCCGACTCCAAATTCTCCCGCAACGGCTCCGACATTCTGTACACGGCGAGCATACCTCTTACGACTGCCATCCTCGGAGGCGAGATCACAGTGCCAACCCTCGATGGCGAAGTCAAGGTCAAGGTCGCAACGGGTACAGGCACCGGCGACAAGATCACAATGTCCGGCATGGGCATGAAGAAGCTGTCTTCACGACGCGGAAACAACGGAGATCTCCGAGTGGAGTACAAAGTCCAGATGCCCAAGTATCTGTCCGTGAATCAGCGGACAATTGTGGAGATGCTGGCGGACGAGATGGGTGACAAGAATGCGAAGAGGATCATGAACTTGAACAACCTGAAACATGCGCCGAAGGCGAGCACAGACAAGACTACGCCGAAGCCTGGTCAGTCGGCGGAAGATCACAAGAACGAGGGCTTCCTGAAGCACATGTGGCACAATATCACCGGACAGCACGATGAGTTGGACCAGGACGGGAACGCGAAGAAGAATGAGCAGGACGAGGAGCCTCCCAAGAAGGCTTCCGGGTCAGGGTCAGGATAG